The Streptomyces halobius genomic interval CGGCAGCTCGATCGGCGCCACCTCGACGCCTGTCTTCGTCAGCAGCCGCCGGGCCCGCTCGACGTTGTCGGCCACCTCGCCGGAGACCTGGTTGAACAGCGGCCCGGTGGCCAGGCCCACGCGCCGGCCCGCGAGAGTCGTGCGCGCGGCGTCGGGCAGTGTGGTGCCGGACAGGGCGCCGATGACCGTCGCGCAGTCGCGCACCGACCGGCCGAGCGCTCCGACATGGTCGAGGGACCAGGACAGCGGCACCATCCCGGTGGTGCTGATCGTCCCGTAGGTGGGTTTGAAGCCGACCGCGCCGCAGTGCGCGGCCGGGATGCGTACCGAGCCGCCGGTGTCGCTGCCGAGGGCGACGGGGCTGACGCCCGTGACCACCGCTGCGGCGGCTCCACCGCTGGAACCGCCCGTGTCGCGTTCCGGCGCCCTCGGGTTGGTCGTCGCCGGACAGTCGACGCCCAACCCGAACTCGTCCATCCGGGTGGTGGCGAAGATGACCGCGCCGGCCTCGCGGAGGGCGGCGACGGCGTCGGCGTCCCGCTCGGCCGCCGGGCCCGTCCGCACCGCGGAACCGGCGGACGTGGGCAGGCCGGCGACGTCGTAGAGGGACTTGACGGTGAGCGGAATGCCGTCGAGCCGGCCTCGGCGCTCACCGCGGGCGATCCGCTTCTCGGCCTGCTCCGCAGCCGTGAAGGCGGCGTCGTCGAACCGCGCGGCCAGGACTCCGCACTTCGGGTCGACCTCGTCGGCCCGGTCCAGGAACGCGCGCAGCAGCTCGGTCGGGCTCAGGTCGCCCCGCGTGAGGGCCTCGTCGGCCTGCGTCAGCGTCAGCTCGAAGAGGCTCATGTGCCGCTACCCCAGGAGGGGCTGAAGGAGCCGGCCACGGGGGTGCGTCCGAGGTCCACCCGGCCGAGTTCGGTGGCCGACCACAGGAGCCCGGCCCGCCGCATGTCCAGTGCCTCCCAGCGCTCGCGGGGAATGTCCAGTCTGGCATTCGCCAGCAGTATCGCCAGGCCTTCTTGAGGGTCGTCGTCACTCACCCATTGCTCCTAGCCTCTGGCCTCGGGGAAGGCGTGTTCGCCGATGCCATGACGCTACGATCCGGCGACCGCGCCGACCAAGCGCCACGATCCCCTATTCCTTCCCCTATTCCTTCCATGGCCCCGGCTAGGGGCCGGTAGGGGTTGAGGCCGGGCCCCTCGCTTTCCTTATCGTTCCAAGCACGGTTTCCCCGTCGGGAACCAACCAACTTCAGCGAAGTCTCCCCCGGACCCTTGCATTCGCCAGTAGCGCGCTGAATCTCCGCAAGGACCGAGAACGCCGAAAGGATTCGTACCCCATGGACCTGGACCTGATGCAGCTTTCCGGGATGGGCTGGTTCTCCAAAACCCTTGAGGCGGCAGCCAGGTTGCAGGTGGCCGACGAGCTGGGTGACAGCACGATGACCTATCAGGAAATCGCGGAGCGGGTCGGCGCCGACGCCGACGCCCTGCAGGCGATACTGCGTTCGCTGTCCGCGCTCGGCGTCTTCGCCCACCTCGGCGACGGGAAGTTCGCCAACAGCCCCCTCTCGCACCGGCTGCGCGACGACCACCCGCAGTCGATGCGCCACTACGTCATCCTCGCGGCCGGCCTGTACACCGACACCTTCGGCAACGTCCTGCACACCGCGCGCACCGGTGGGTCGGCCTTCCGCGCCCTGCACGGCACGAACATCTACGGCTACCTCGAAAAGCATCCGGAGGACGCCGACCTCTACGACAACGCGATGGAGGACCTCACCCGGCCGGTCTCCGCCGAACTGGCGCGGACCTACGACTTCTCCGCGGTGCGGTCGGTGATCGACCTCGGTGGCGGCCGGGGGGCCCTGCTCAAGGGCCTCCTGCTGGCGCACCCCCATCTGACCGGCATCGTGGGGGAGCGGGCCGACACCTGCGCGCGCGCCGCGGCCGATCTGCGGCGGATCGGCAGCACGGACCTGCTGGAGCGGCTCTCCTACGTCGAGACCGACATCCTGAGCAAGGTCCCGGGCGGCTACGACCTCTACACGCTCAAGAACGTCCTGCACAACTGGAACCCCGAGTCCTCCGTGCGGATCCTGCGCAACATCCGGGCCGCCCTGACCGGGACGGCCGAGCAGCCGGGGGGCCGGGCCCCCCGCCTGCTGGTCATCGAGCCGCTCATCGAGCAGGAGGCCGACTGGATGCGCGCCCTGTTCCAGATGACCGTCTCCCAGGACGGCACCGAGGGACGCACCGAGGAGGGCCAGATCGCCCAGCTCGAAGAGGCCGGGCTGACGGTGGAGCGGGTCATCCGCCTCGCCACCGGCCACTCCGTGTTCGAGAGCCTCCCCACCACGAGCGAGCGCTGATCCGATGACAGAAGACGGCACGTCCACCTGGCGCCCGCTGCGTTCGGCTCCCGGCGCCGACACCTTGGTGCTGGCCGTGGACTACGCGCTCACCGGACGTCCGGAGGCCACGTTCAGCGACCTCGCATCCGTCCTGCCCTCGTCCTGGGCGGTGTGGGAGACCCGCCAGCCCGACACCGGCCGACCCGACGCCGAGGGCTACCTCGACTTCTGGCTGT includes:
- a CDS encoding amidase, whose product is MSLFELTLTQADEALTRGDLSPTELLRAFLDRADEVDPKCGVLAARFDDAAFTAAEQAEKRIARGERRGRLDGIPLTVKSLYDVAGLPTSAGSAVRTGPAAERDADAVAALREAGAVIFATTRMDEFGLGVDCPATTNPRAPERDTGGSSGGAAAAVVTGVSPVALGSDTGGSVRIPAAHCGAVGFKPTYGTISTTGMVPLSWSLDHVGALGRSVRDCATVIGALSGTTLPDAARTTLAGRRVGLATGPLFNQVSGEVADNVERARRLLTKTGVEVAPIELPFAELVSHAVRIIMMSEASSFHRPYMAEQFDAYGSTVRQRLEEGSLVPARDYIDAQRFRAKVLHAWREAWQDVDAVLMPTTAVAAVPRGEFWLPMEDGRTDLTPFAYTRFTHLANLTGLPAVSLPFGTSQDGVPFGLQLLGRPHDEQTLVAVAHEIETLAGGPWPQATSDSLPTASGA
- a CDS encoding acetylserotonin O-methyltransferase, encoding MDLDLMQLSGMGWFSKTLEAAARLQVADELGDSTMTYQEIAERVGADADALQAILRSLSALGVFAHLGDGKFANSPLSHRLRDDHPQSMRHYVILAAGLYTDTFGNVLHTARTGGSAFRALHGTNIYGYLEKHPEDADLYDNAMEDLTRPVSAELARTYDFSAVRSVIDLGGGRGALLKGLLLAHPHLTGIVGERADTCARAAADLRRIGSTDLLERLSYVETDILSKVPGGYDLYTLKNVLHNWNPESSVRILRNIRAALTGTAEQPGGRAPRLLVIEPLIEQEADWMRALFQMTVSQDGTEGRTEEGQIAQLEEAGLTVERVIRLATGHSVFESLPTTSER